A genomic window from Trueperella bialowiezensis includes:
- a CDS encoding HAD-IIB family hydrolase: MTYRLLAFDLDDTLAPSKSPLPPSMAVTLRDLLDIREVCVISGGNFEQFRSQLLAGLGADTAQLGRLHLMPTCGTRYMRHDGADWVPVYVRDLTQSERDEAMRVVEEEAKNLGLWEAEPWGHIIEDRGSQITFSALGQQAPLDAKKAWDPSGEKKERLRAAVAARLPDLEVRSGGSTSVDITRKGVDKAYGITELAQQTGIDIGQMLFIGDRLDPGGNDYPVIKTGIDTHAVSGWEDTVQFVANFVEKAHNSGEHVQ, translated from the coding sequence GTGACGTATCGACTTCTTGCTTTCGATCTTGACGACACGCTAGCCCCGTCGAAATCACCGTTACCACCGAGTATGGCGGTTACGCTTCGCGATCTTTTGGATATTCGCGAGGTGTGCGTGATTTCTGGAGGGAACTTTGAGCAGTTCCGAAGCCAGTTGCTTGCTGGTCTAGGCGCGGATACCGCCCAGCTCGGGCGCTTACACCTCATGCCGACCTGCGGAACCAGGTATATGAGGCACGATGGCGCGGACTGGGTGCCCGTGTACGTTCGGGACCTCACGCAAAGTGAGCGAGACGAAGCGATGCGGGTCGTCGAAGAAGAAGCCAAGAACCTAGGCCTGTGGGAGGCCGAGCCGTGGGGGCACATCATTGAGGATCGTGGATCTCAGATCACGTTCTCCGCGCTCGGCCAACAGGCACCCCTTGATGCTAAGAAGGCGTGGGATCCGAGCGGAGAAAAGAAGGAACGCTTGCGCGCGGCAGTTGCTGCCCGGCTTCCTGATCTCGAAGTCCGCTCGGGTGGTTCCACGTCCGTCGATATCACCCGTAAGGGAGTAGACAAGGCTTACGGCATCACCGAACTAGCACAACAGACAGGCATCGATATCGGCCAGATGCTCTTTATCGGGGATCGTCTAGATCCAGGTGGTAACGACTACCCGGTCATTAAAACGGGAATTGACACTCATGCGGTGTCCGGCTGGGAAGATACCGTCCAGTTCGTGGCAAATTTTGTAGAAAAGGCACACAACAGTGGCGAACACGTCCAATGA